DNA sequence from the Uloborus diversus isolate 005 chromosome 1, Udiv.v.3.1, whole genome shotgun sequence genome:
CCTCTTCACGAGATTCAATTCCATGCGATAATGTTTCTAAAGAAGTTTGGACAGATTTTTCTGAACAATCTAGAGGAAGTGGAGAAGTTTCTTTATCCACCAATGGCAATGTTTCTGTACCTTGCTCTACATCtacataaaattttgaagtttcacGAATTTTTTTCCCAGGATCTGATTTACGTCTCAAAGGAGCAGTTGGGTAGATGTGTGTCTTAATCTCAGCATCATCAGCTGCACTCCAATTCATCATTTCCCAAGGTTCTTCCTCAGGCTCATGTTGATCATACCAACTTGATTGAGATTTAGTTCTTGGATTTCTTCTCTTATGAGGAAGAGGAGCTACATTTTGCTCAGGTAACTCAGTTGACAGCTCAAGAATTTCATTTCCACATTCATCTAGCTTCGGATTGCAATGAACTTCAGCCAGAACTGGAAAAGCAACATTTGCATTTTCATCATATTTAGGATCAGAAAGCTGCTTCAATCTCCTGTCTGGCTTTAAAGGTTCACTTGATGAACGCTGAAGTTTGGATTCTAAGTCATGCTTAAATGAactaattttctgaattttttcatCACCATGAAGACTGAGAAACCTGTgtttttcagttcttttcttcCTAGGGGGCCTCAAACTTGAGCTGTCAAAATGCAGATCACGCTGAAGAGATTTAGAAACGTCCTCAGTTTCAGGATGTTCTTCACTGTTATTAATAGAAGAAAAATGTCTACTTTCCGCTTCTGTAGAAAATTTTGATTCTTTGACTTCTTGCTTAACTTTGTCATCTGTTTCTTTGTCTTTTTTCATGGACTTCCTATCAAGGGACCGGAATCTACGAGGTGGTGGGGGTGGAGCAGGCAATGGACGAGATGAAACATTTTCTGCACTTGATAGACCAGGCTCATtgttaattgaaatatttgatggGGATTTTTTAACTTCTTTATTGATTTTTGTGTATAAAGATTTTAATTCATTTGCTTTAGAAGACTTGTCTGCATTCAGAAAAGACacctttttttcttcatcaacATCAGATAAGGATTGACTTCTTCGAAGTCTTGAATCTACTGATTTTTCAAGAGGAACTATTTCAACAGTTCTAGACCGTATTCTACGAGTTCTAGGAGGTGGCTTTGGTACTTCAGCTTTGAGGTCAAAGTGACTTGTGACTTTTTTCGATACTTCTGGCAATGAAGATTCTTGTTCATTAGCAACAAAAGAACTAATTTTAACATCTTGAGCAGTCTCAGTTGAAATAACATTATTCTCAAGATCTACTCCTGATACATCAAAAGTAACCGGACTCTCAGAAGCTAAATGTGTTGTTTCGTAAGAAGTTGAGGGAATATTGACCATTACATCATGAGCTTGACCATCTATCTCATTTTGTCTTACTTCTACATTATATAATTTTAACCTATCGTCAATGTTATTTGCATTATCATcaacatttttttcagaactttgaGTAAGAATTGGATCAGTTGActtactaaaatttaaatcagcaGAAGTAGGTGGTGGTGGCCTTGGAGGACATTTAGCTAAGGCACTTTTGCTAGGAGGTGGTGGTCTTGGTGGAGAAATAGTTCTcttttctttgttaatttttgaTGCCATAGACATGCCATCACGCTTTGGTTTTTGAGGTGGAGAGGGTTTGTATTCTCTCACAACTTGCTTAGAATCTTCTTTACGAATTGATATTATAGGTGGAGGTGGCCTTTGAGGAGATATTTTTCTAGACATTACTGAAGTCACATCATTAGTATTCTCTGTAAAATCTGGAGGAGATGACTTAGAGGCAGAAAGAGGAGAGTGTACTGCAGATGGTATATGTTTTAAGGATTCATTTTTCAAGACAGTATCAAATTTTCTATCTTTTAGTGTCTTTCCTTGACTATCTTTGGATTTGACTTGGCGTAAGCTTAAGAAGTGAGTCTCTTTCACATCAGCTACCATAAGAGGTCGTTTCTGAGTAGCAACCGATTCTTTCGAAAATTTTGTTTGCAGTCTAGGAGAAAGAGATAATCCATTTATACATGGAGACACTGGTTTATTTTCTTGAGGTGACATTGAAGAAGTGAAAGGAGACTTTGGTTTGGGTGTCAAAACTGGCTTAGGCGGCAGAGGAGGTGGGACTTTTTTCACACCACTTTGGCCAGTACTGAGTGCTCTTGGTTTTACTTCAGGCACAAATTGTTTTTtggttactttttctttttcactgctaaatattttaattaatggctGCTTTTTGGAATCTTTTAATTTAGAGGTGGAATTTAAAGATGGTGTACTTTTTGCAGCAGCAACATTGGAAGTTGATAGGTTCCTTACACAAGATTCAGCATCTGTTAGGCTTATTGTCTCCATCAGAGCATCAGAATAAGTTTCATCCTTCAAGGTCACTGTGTCAGCAGTATAATAACTAGTCATACCACTACAAGTACTAGGAACACTAAAAGTATCAAATTTATTGTCAAATTTATATCTATTAATTAATTCATAATCCATAATGTAATCAAAATTCTCAACATCTTTGTAATCACATGATGACTCAGTCTCATCATCAGCAAATCTAATACCGTCAAAACCTACAGGAATGTTATCACCAATACTGTGACTTTTGCACTGCAGCTCTTGAAGTCGCTTTGAAACAGATGCCGCACGAGCTTTTGCAATAGCTTCAGCCGATGGCTTTGGAGGTTTTTGAGGTGGTGTTTTTGTCTGATCAGAAACTATTTCCAAAGCCTTATCTCTTAATAAGACAGCTATCCTCAAACAACAAGTATCGTACAAAGTCTCAGGAGTGCTAGACTCAAGGTTTGCTTTCTGTTTGGAATTTTTTGCACCATCAGAAGGCAGAGTAGCTGCAGAGGTAGAGGGGGAAACTTTCGGCCTGACATATTTATCCTGAGAAGGTATTGAATGAGACAAAGGTTTATAGGTGCCCGGGAGTTCATCTGATTGTCTTTGTTCACAGTTTTGTAAATCATATTCTTGAAATTTAGAATTGTCAATTTTTGACACTTCTTTCTTCTTTACTTCTTTCGAACTCATTACTTTATCTTTCATGGCAAGGATGTTTTCTCCAATTGTGCTTAAGACAGAATGTTTAGTCTCAACTGCAGCAGATGGTTCCTGAATTTGAATCTGTGGAAcactttttatttcaactttctgggGTTGTTCAGAAGACTTTGGAACTGATTTGGTAGTTGGATCAGGAACTTTTGCATGACTAACTAATTCAGTTGTCTTTGAACTTTGAGATTCAATTTTTCTGATAGCAGTAGCATTAATAGATTCAGATCCTTCCAATGGAATTTCTGAACTATTTCTTGGGGCAGCTTCAGAGTGTTTTGTAACTTTTGGTTTCGAATCCTTAAAACGAAAAGAATCAAAAAGTTTCTTCACACTTTGGTGACTATCTTTGTGCTTTTCTTCAGAATGTTTTGAAGAACCTGCTTGATTTGGAGCACCAGCACTACAGGATTGTGTAACTGATGTGTCAACAAAGTCATAAATATGTTCATCTTTATCAAAAGAAACATGAGGTTGACTAGACACTTTAGTAATACCTTTGTGACTAaaatcaaagaaatttttaacaCTTCTTCCTGGCTCTTTCTCAGAAGTAGTTTCTTTAAAAGATTGAGAGCGTTTTATTCCACCATGCTTTGAATCAACTCTTTCTTTTGTATCTTTATTTTCAGGAGTTTCATGTTTGAAagactcaaaaaaatttttgacaccATGCTTTTCTTTATGCACCTTATCTCCTTGCTCTGGATCTTTAactaattctgtatttttttgttCCGGATGTGCTTCATgtttaaatgaatcaaaaaacttCTTTACCCCAtgtaaagtttctttttctttcttttcacttaCTATAGCAGGCTTAGGAAAATCAATAATTTCAACTGCTTTGTCCCCTTCCTGAGTGATAGCAACGGAGATGCCATGCTCATTGCTCTTACTAACTTTGCTAGCATCATATTCTTGAGAATATTCTGCTTCCTTCCCTTGCTGAAAGGATACTTTCATGTCGTtgtccttttcttttttaaccaTTTTGTCGGAGGGTACTGAGGCTTCAGGGCTTCTATTAGAATCATGCTCCTCATGTTTCAGTGAATCAAAGAACTTTTTCACAGCAGACAAATTATCTTTTTGCTTTTTATCACAAGTTTCCGAAGTTTTGGGTATACTTGAACAAGCTGTATTTTGCTCTTCATGCTTAAAGGAATCAAAGAACTTTTTCATTCCATGTACACTATCTTTCTGTTTATCTTCAAGAGGTTTTGGTGATTCTGGAACATTTTGATCTTTTACTGTTTCATGTTTGAAagagtcaaaaaactttttaactccATGAGTAGAATTTTTACCAGAAGCTTTTGATTCCCCCTCAGTTTTCGTTTTATCTGGGATTGTATCTATTTCTTGATTTgaaaagaattttacttgtttggGAGATTCTACAACACATTTCATACTCGTAGCTACTTCTTGCTCATtatgaaaaacagctgtttttggtttttctttttgctctttttcatGACGAAAATTATCTAGAAATTTATTGACAATTGTTTtatcttcaatatttttcatttcattatttatttcatcCAAATTTTTTGACTTCCTTTTTTCAAGATCACTACTTTCATGTACAAATgaatcaaagaaattttttaatccATGCTTTGATTCCTTACTGTGCGTTTTATGCACTGTTTCCATGTCTGAAGACTGAACTGTTTCATCTTGCAAAGTAGGAACGTGTTTCTGGTTTGCAGCATCATGTTTAAAAGaatcaaaaaaatgtttcacgTTATCTTTGATGTCTTTATGATCCTTGTTGACCACTTTTGAATCTTTGCTTGGGTTATTCTTCTCATTTACTTCACAGTCAGGCTTGGAAAAACCAAATAAGTTTTTCAAACCATGCTTTTCTTTATGTTCTTCTTTGGCTGACTCACATGCTAGAGCATCTTTGTTTAGCTGTTCAGATTTATCTTTTGTTTCATGAGTTGTATCTTGTTTAAAAGAATCAAAGAATTTCTTAACACCATGCATTCCATCTTTCTTAGAATGTACTTTTTCATCCCCATGCATTTCATCTTTCTTAGAATGAGCGTGTTCATCCCCATGCATTCCATCTTTCTTTGAGTGAGCCTTTTCATCCTTCTGAGAAGTCAAATGATCTTTTTTAACATGGTCATCATGAACCGATTTTGCTTCTTTAGATGAagcatgcatttttgaaaaattgggaatccaggaaaaattattcacttttgatttttcattatttgttataAACTCTGTTTCTTCTTGCTCAACAACATCAAGAACAGATGTAGATTTTTCATCAGCAGGCCTGAACATAAAAAAACATAGAATCAAACAATTTATTCATGGTGTATAATTTAGAGAAAATTGGAAATCTATGATAATTTAACCTAAGTGTACTATATAAGCACTAACCACAATTGGATAaccataaaaatgaaattaaatggaCAGAAATTATAAAAGATAGAAATGCTTGTACTAAACTTGGCAGTGATcctaatttatttgatttttttaaaacattcagacatttaaatgaaaaaagaaatcaaaattaaaaaaaaaatctcacatgatAGATATTGAGAGGTCACCTTATGACCATTATGAGCTGCAAAGATATTCTCAACGTCTGTACAAGTGTATTTCAGGTAATGAAAATCAGAAATGCTCTTCAAAACTTAAGTCAAGTATTTTTCAAGCtttgtattttgaattaaaatttagtattttgaAATATAGAGGTAGAAAacaattggatttttaaaaatattacaatgtctATTATACTTATACATGTTTTAAActagtcaaaccttgatatctcgaacctccttatctcgaaatcCTTGATGTctggaaacaaaattttccaGCATTTTCAATAGAaccccctatgtattttccatagttatctcgaaatttatttttcgaaacccttgatatgtcgaaatgttttcacagaagcaagtttcaattgtcgttttgctttggcagtttttgtagtaaaaccagttccagggacaattgcttaacgtttttcgtcccttttcttggaaattttgtgaataggggattggggcaagataatgggggagtgttggtatgaaggaggtgctgtgttttccccagagtttagaatctttgtgcatttctctcgaacatgttgtccattttgaggaaaggggttcaatttttcgtccgtcagttttcaagcaaAAATGGAAAATGCATTCCTCACTTTcatcattcagtttttttaactcctacaaaatggctgctgagaactttttgaatgtgaggttactggttaaagataaaattagaatttttaaatttttaggtgaaaaaccaagttgaaattgttgttcatttcaaaatctcatcctgtgcactttcaacaattagaaaatttcaaatctagtgaaatattgaagactactttattgatcgtaattcgaagtggtccgatagtacatatataaatgaatacagcgtacgtgtgtgtaaatgtgagagttattagtgtaattttttaaaaacattgataaCTCGAAAACTCAATATCTCGAAAAATTTTCCCATCCCAagagattcgagatatcaaggttgtactgtattacatttaactttcttttttttttttaaattcaagttgcAAAACATTCTATATGTTAAAAACCGAAATAGTACTGCCTTCACTGCCATTTTCCATTGCATCTttagaaagtaaatttttttatggAACTGATTACTTTATTGTTTTTGCGTATTTGATGTCAGCAAAATGAATTAAGAATTTAGCTCCCTTAAAAAGTGTTAGGAGTATTTTCAAGACTTGAATAAAACTCTAGCTAGACTtctaactacagtaaactcccgattatcggcggtcggattatctgctgctcggattatccgcgggtctcttcaattttttttcttaacggtGATGATTTACTGAATGTTGCAAAATGCACCAATTTTTACTTTGCAAGTGCATAATTTACTTTTCGagattcttatttcttttttctcctttccatcATATCCAAATTCCAAAGTTAGCGAAACCAGACTAGTTGGAACCTGATTTATACACCTGCAGTCCTTAAGCAGTTTACACTCATTGTTCAATAAAAACCCCTTCTCTCCcctttacgatttttttttgttccgacCTCACTCATTCCAAGAAACTCCCCCCAGAATTCCAGCCCTATTCCAGGCAACCAATCAGTTGCATTCTGTTTTGGATTGACGTCATAACGAATCTCTTATCTCTGTTTGCTGGAGTCCTAATCAGTGTCAGTTAAACTGTTAGTCTGACTTGCTTGCCTTCAGTTGAAAACGGTTTGCAGAAATgagcgaaaaaaagaaagaaagttgtcTTGTCTATCCAAGATAAGTTGGAAATAATTCAGAACGTCGCAAATGGTTCCACACAAAAACAAATGAGTTTACAGTATGGAATTGGAGAATCGACCGTAAGAGGaatcctgcaacaaaaagataaacTGGCACAATTTGCCTCTGTAACGAACATttcaacattcatgaaaaaaagaaagactatGAAAACCAGCACTTATGAAGAATTGGATGCGGCGTTACTCAAATGGGTGAACCAATTAAGAAGCAAAGGTACTCCCATATCCGGACCAATAATTGCTGCTAAAgctaagcaattttttgaaaagcttcaaATTGAAGGGACATTTGATGCGTCTTCAGGATGGCTGTCAAGATTTAAAAATCGTCACGGTATTAGAGAAATCGGAGTTTACGGAGAAAAACTAAGTTCTGACAAAGAAGCTGCAGAAAACTTCAAGAAGgaatttaaacagtttttaatgaaagaaaatctTTCTTATGAACAGGTGTACAACGCAGACGAGTCTGGTCTTAATTGGAAGTGCCTACCAACTCGAACTTTGGCTTTTGAAAAAGAACGTCAAGCGCCACGTCATAAATCTAGTAAAGAATGATACACAATTATGACTTGCAGCAATGCAACTGGAAACCAAAAACTGAAACTCTTAGTGGTTGGGAAAGCAAAAAAACCAAGATCATGTAAAGGCACAAGAGCTGAAAATCTGCCCGTTCACTATTTCAATCAACAAAAAGCATGGATGAACCAAGATATATTCCAGAAATGGTTCAAAGAACATTTTATTCCTCAAGTGAGAGAGCATCTCAAGTCCCAAAACTTGCCGGAAAAAGCCGTATTGTTGATTGACAACGCCCCGTCTCATCCAGGGGGAAGTGTTTTAAACTCAGCAGACGGAAAATTTTTCGTAAAGTTTTTGCCACCTAACGTTACGGCACTTATCCAGCCCATGGACCAATGTGTAATTGCTGCTATGAAAAAAAACTATCGTACCAACCTTTTGTTAAAGAGGATTGAAGAGGGAAATGATCTTCAGAGTTTCTGGAAAGATTACACGATTCTTGACAGCATTTATGACATTAACAGTGCTTGGGAAGCTGTCAAAAAAACGACTTTAGTAAAATTGTGGAGAAAACTTTTACCAGAAGTTGAAATGCCCACAGAAATTTCACAGAAAGAAGTTACTGCAGCTGATTTGGCAGAATTGGCGAAATCTGTTCCCGGAGGAAAGGATATTGATGAAGAAAACATTATCGAATGGATGAATTGTGATTCTAGCGATCTCGGCTTCGAACATCTCACTGATGACGAGATCCTGTCTGGAGAAATTAGTGCAGTGAACGATGAGGATGAAGAAGACGGAGGAGCAGAGCAGCAGAACAAAGTCAGCCCCGAAGCAGCTCTCACTCACGTTGACGGACTGATTAAATATTTAGAGGAGCAGGATGACACATCACTTTGTGATAAGATGCTACTGAAAAAACTTCAAtcacaaattaaaaagaatagttttaaaatgaaaaaacagaaacaactaaccaactattttgtaaaaatttaaggtaaatgtATACCtatagttattaaatgttttttaaactgagaaatgtgtgttactgttcgtttttagcttttgcatatattttttacattcaatgttatcgtttttagctataatttgcATGTatatgtgagtgttattcatatttttatagcTATTATATACACTAGTATGGCTTTTtgcctattattcggattatccgcggtttttgcTTATCCGCGGCTACCACGccaccctattccgtggataatcgggagtttactgtatatgagccccaaagcagaatactattAAATTTGGGACATACActgcagaacagatgcctgagctgcagaacaactctgttcaaatgtgagagaaacctgtgacaaattttctgcagaaattctacaggtttctgtagaatttctgcagaaaaccTGCAGATTGTCTGCAGGTTTTCTGCAGATTGTCTTCAGACTCTCGCAGATTCCTTGCAAATATCGCACAAATAAAGatataattttgcagaaattctgcacaATTTCTGCAGATTTCTTCAAGTTAGAGGAATATGTAAAATTCTCTTAAGTTACGCTTATTCGGTGGAAAGCTCATGCAAAATAATGAATTTGCTGAGTCATTTGCAGGAAttttagatttactttgaacttttagaaatctgcagattttgtgcaaaattcagatatttgcagaaattttACCATTTTTGTGGAATATCCTCTTTGACTGCGTTTACCTGTTTTATGTCTGTAAGCACCCTACAAGCATGAGATTTTCTCAGCTTTTGCCAGAATTCCagttttttatgtatgttttgttTAGTCTTTCTCCTTGTTTTACTTTTTCAGGTTTCAGAGTCATCCTATATCTCTTATAATCCtgaatatgttttaattattcaGAAAGTTTTGAGATGTTTTACTATATGCTACTACAACTCGActtactttaattattattttaaaaatatatttttttgttaacaTTATTTAAATTGCTTGTTCATgccatgaaaatttaaaaaaaaaaaaaagtggtttgacACCCAAGTttagatttttataaaactttgtaTCGTTGCTCTTTacgaaatatttttggagaatctcaatcggttgAGGTTTAACAACCTGCAAAATGTTTTAGgattttatagtttttatgaTCAACTAATTTTGCAACTTC
Encoded proteins:
- the LOC129218921 gene encoding uncharacterized protein LOC129218921, producing MHASSKEAKSVHDDHVKKDHLTSQKDEKAHSKKDGMHGDEHAHSKKDEMHGDEKVHSKKDGMHGVKKFFDSFKQDTTHETKDKSEQLNKDALACESAKEEHKEKHGLKNLFGFSKPDCEVNEKNNPSKDSKVVNKDHKDIKDNVKHFFDSFKHDAANQKHVPTLQDETVQSSDMETVHKTHSKESKHGLKNFFDSFVHESSDLEKRKSKNLDEINNEMKNIEDKTIVNKFLDNFRHEKEQKEKPKTAVFHNEQEVATSMKCVVESPKQVKFFSNQEIDTIPDKTKTEGESKASGKNSTHGVKKFFDSFKHETVKDQNVPESPKPLEDKQKDSVHGMKKFFDSFKHEEQNTACSSIPKTSETCDKKQKDNLSAVKKFFDSLKHEEHDSNRSPEASVPSDKMVKKEKDNDMKVSFQQGKEAEYSQEYDASKVSKSNEHGISVAITQEGDKAVEIIDFPKPAIVSEKKEKETLHGVKKFFDSFKHEAHPEQKNTELVKDPEQGDKVHKEKHGVKNFFESFKHETPENKDTKERVDSKHGGIKRSQSFKETTSEKEPGRSVKNFFDFSHKGITKVSSQPHVSFDKDEHIYDFVDTSVTQSCSAGAPNQAGSSKHSEEKHKDSHQSVKKLFDSFRFKDSKPKVTKHSEAAPRNSSEIPLEGSESINATAIRKIESQSSKTTELVSHAKVPDPTTKSVPKSSEQPQKVEIKSVPQIQIQEPSAAVETKHSVLSTIGENILAMKDKVMSSKEVKKKEVSKIDNSKFQEYDLQNCEQRQSDELPGTYKPLSHSIPSQDKYVRPKVSPSTSAATLPSDGAKNSKQKANLESSTPETLYDTCCLRIAVLLRDKALEIVSDQTKTPPQKPPKPSAEAIAKARAASVSKRLQELQCKSHSIGDNIPVGFDGIRFADDETESSCDYKDVENFDYIMDYELINRYKFDNKFDTFSVPSTCSGMTSYYTADTVTLKDETYSDALMETISLTDAESCVRNLSTSNVAAAKSTPSLNSTSKLKDSKKQPLIKIFSSEKEKVTKKQFVPEVKPRALSTGQSGVKKVPPPLPPKPVLTPKPKSPFTSSMSPQENKPVSPCINGLSLSPRLQTKFSKESVATQKRPLMVADVKETHFLSLRQVKSKDSQGKTLKDRKFDTVLKNESLKHIPSAVHSPLSASKSSPPDFTENTNDVTSVMSRKISPQRPPPPIISIRKEDSKQVVREYKPSPPQKPKRDGMSMASKINKEKRTISPPRPPPPSKSALAKCPPRPPPPTSADLNFSKSTDPILTQSSEKNVDDNANNIDDRLKLYNVEVRQNEIDGQAHDVMVNIPSTSYETTHLASESPVTFDVSGVDLENNVISTETAQDVKISSFVANEQESSLPEVSKKVTSHFDLKAEVPKPPPRTRRIRSRTVEIVPLEKSVDSRLRRSQSLSDVDEEKKVSFLNADKSSKANELKSLYTKINKEVKKSPSNISINNEPGLSSAENVSSRPLPAPPPPPRRFRSLDRKSMKKDKETDDKVKQEVKESKFSTEAESRHFSSINNSEEHPETEDVSKSLQRDLHFDSSSLRPPRKKRTEKHRFLSLHGDEKIQKISSFKHDLESKLQRSSSEPLKPDRRLKQLSDPKYDENANVAFPVLAEVHCNPKLDECGNEILELSTELPEQNVAPLPHKRRNPRTKSQSSWYDQHEPEEEPWEMMNWSAADDAEIKTHIYPTAPLRRKSDPGKKIRETSKFYVDVEQGTETLPLVDKETSPLPLDCSEKSVQTSLETLSHGIESREEESEDTDELLNLAQNLQNELKIIINRHKSVSEGLDDDSNTPPLSAASSEKNLEDSDSKLREKSALSVRSSTSDLWPLSSSDESEGELAQEGSSSLTEIARTRKQKKIFYVAQEIMTSEEVFVDALKLLNVDFKAAVDSANKQRNSVVIPDDILSQIFNHLPQLQHLNENLLMELKDRIENWDRTGKIADVIVKMGPFLKLYSWYIHDFEVNLSLLEESKKKYPLFAQVVKEFEMSARCKRLALNHFMLKPIQRIPQYRLLLQEYLHHLSEESPDYQDTVAALQIVSEVANHANESMKQGDNAQKLISIQNSIMGHKEIIKPGRIFIKEGELMKLSRKGMQPRWFVLFNDLLLYLTPVQQGLYRINHELPLTGMKVAIPIQQDYQNEFSIISVTRSFTLAAKSPEERQEWIVALTKSIEENASKRRTFPNARLQQKAQDKSSEDDDVGFVLGRKAPVWIPDARVTMCQLCTSEFTVTFRRHHCRACGKVVCSICSSNRISLPYLGNRIARVCDECHTKLGPGSSACTESGETDSDNQQIAVKSHLRSEHRHVKKNRRNLPSVLKEVCANDQGSTISGYLQKRSGKNWKKDWFVIKDKVLYEYRASEDVAALRSVPLLGYQIEAFSECYENVEPNLLFQLTHPGQAPLIFHADTIVSAQRWVAALKDATVL
- the LOC129218930 gene encoding jerky protein homolog-like codes for the protein MSLQYGIGESTVRGILQQKDKLAQFASVTNISTFMKKRKTMKTSTYEELDAALLKWVNQLRSKGTPISGPIIAAKAKQFFEKLQIEGTFDASSGWLSRFKNRHGIREIGVYGEKLSSDKEAAENFKKEFKQFLMKENLSYEQVYNADESGLNWKCLPTRTLAFEKERQAPRHKSSKE